The following are from one region of the Nicotiana tomentosiformis chromosome 7, ASM39032v3, whole genome shotgun sequence genome:
- the LOC138895135 gene encoding uncharacterized protein — protein MCTCGGKAAEDEEKKVYQFLMRLNDTYVQTRSNIIMMNPLPSIGNVYGILLSDEKQRQVSTGTQFASNFASFSSGVSKLPPSPKINFEPQRSGATFKGSFEPHRFAIVCKYCKKSGHSIDKCYKLHGFPPNFKSNRSPPPRRSAAYAEVDTYGAPAMSAGSEGASAPEHSYPVPGLTKDQYSQLMLLIQQSQLSPSVSSTSSTNYLASANFAGPFSEEASGSW, from the exons ATGTGTACTTGTGGGGGTAAGGCTGCTGAAGATGAAGAAAAAAAGGTCTACCAGTTCCTTATGAGATTGAATGACACTTATGTCCAAACAAGAAGCAACATCATCATGATGAATCCCTTACCTTCCATTGGTAATGTATATGGGATTTTGCTATCTGATGAGAAGCAGAGACAAGTCTCTACTGGAACTCAATTTGCTTCCAACTTTGCTTCTTTCAGTTCTGGTGTATCCAAGCTTCCTCCCTCtcccaaaataaattttgaaCCTCAAAGGTCTGGTGCCACTTTTAAGGGATCTTTTGAGCCTCACAGGTTTGCTATTGTCTGTAAGTATTGTAAGAAATCTGGACATAGCATTGATAAGTGCTACAAGCTCCATGGCTTTCCTCCAAATTTCAAATCAAATAGATCTCCTCCTCCCAGAAGGTCTGCTGCCTATGCTGAAGTGGATACTTATGGTGCTCCTGCTATGTCAGCTGGTTCTGAAGGTGCATCTGCTCCTGAACACTCCTATCCAGTTCCTGGTCTTACCAAGGATCAATATTCCCAGCTAATGTTACTTATTCAACAATCTCAACTGTCTCCATCAGTATCATCTACTTCCTCAACCAACTACCTTGCTTCTGCCAACTTTGCTG GACCCTTCAGTGAGGAAGCCAGTGGTTCTTGGTAG